One window from the genome of Elaeis guineensis isolate ETL-2024a chromosome 5, EG11, whole genome shotgun sequence encodes:
- the LOC105045552 gene encoding protein neprosin isoform X1: protein MAALVSMSHGLIALLLVMIYLSCAKAGVQPMSQQSEVQRYLKQLNKLAIKSIKSPDGDIIDCVHISHQPAFDHHLLKNHTIQMRPTFHPLGLHDENEVESKKKTSSIAQVWHQNGRCPEHTIPIRRTKNDDVLRASSVETCGKKRHNRTPNGTSPLINGKLHEHSYASVTGDKYYGTKVDINVWNPYVEGPSEFSLSQLWILGGPNENLNTVEAGWHVFPQIYGDNRTALFVYWTSDNYGNTGCYNLNCSGFVQVSNEIAVGSSLSSISSYGGPQYDITLLVWKDPQTGNWWLQFGDQNPLGYWPSSLFDYLSDGADEVQWGGEVYNFSPNGKHTATAMGSGHFAEEGYGKASYIKNIQIVDQSNNLQTPRGIITAAEHPNCYDVASQPSNGDFGTHFFYGGPGQNPNCP, encoded by the exons ATGGCAGCCCTTGTTAGCATGAGTCATGGCTTGATAGCACTATTGCTAGTGATGATCTACTTATCATGTGCGAAGGCTGGGGTGCAGCCCATGAGCCAGCAGTCAGAGGTACAACGGTACCTCAAGCAATTGAATAAGCTCGCCATCAAGAGTATCAAG AGCCCAGATGGAGATATCATAGACTGTGTCCATATCTCGCATCAACCAGCCTTTGATCACCATTTACTGAAAAACCACACCATCCAG ATGAGGCCAACTTTCCACCCATTAGGCCTCCATGATGAGAACGAGGTGGAATCAAAGAAGAAAACTAGCTCTATAGCTCAAGTTTGGCATCAAAATGGAAGGTGCCCCGAGCACACTATCCCCATCAGGAGGACCAAAAATGATGATGTGCTGAGGGCCAGCTCTGTCGAAACATGTGGGAAGAAGAGACACAATAGAACCCCTAATGGCACCTCTCCATTGATCAATGGCAAACTACATGAG CATTCATATGCCTCTGTGACCGGAGATAAGTACTATGGAACAAAGGTCGACATAAATGTGTGGAACCCCTATGTCGAAGGGCCCTCTGAGTTCAGCCTGTCTCAGCTCTGGATCCTTGGGGGTCCTAACGAAAATCTCAATACCGTCGAAGCTGGTTGGcat gtatTTCCACAGATATATGGAGATAATAGAACAGCGCTATTTGTTTACTGGACT AGCGATAATTATGGTAACACCGGCTGCTACAACCTAAATTGCTCTGGGTTTGTTCAAGTCAGCAATGAGATAGCAGTGGGTAGCTCCCTCAGCTCCATTTCTAGCTATGGTGGTCCCCAATATGACATAACTCTACTTGTCTGGAAG GACCCACAAACGGGGAATTGGTGGTTGCAATTTGGGGATCAAAATCCGTTAGGCTACTGGCCTTCTTCCCTGTTTGATTATTTGTCAGATGGTGCCGACGAAGTACAATGGGGAGGGGAGGTTTATAACTTCAGTCCAAATGGTAAGCACACCGCCACAGCGATGGGTAGTGGCCATTTCGCAGAAGAAGGTTATGGTAAGGCGAGCTACATCAAAAACATTCAAATAGTTGATCAGTCCAACAATCTTCAAACTCCTCGAGGGATCATTACTGCTGCTGAACATCCCAACTGCTATGATGTCGCCAGTCAACCTAGTAATGGTGATTTTGGGACTCACTTCTTCTACGGGGGTCCTGGTCAAAATCCCAATTGTCCATAG
- the LOC105045552 gene encoding protein neprosin isoform X2 produces the protein MRPTFHPLGLHDENEVESKKKTSSIAQVWHQNGRCPEHTIPIRRTKNDDVLRASSVETCGKKRHNRTPNGTSPLINGKLHEHSYASVTGDKYYGTKVDINVWNPYVEGPSEFSLSQLWILGGPNENLNTVEAGWHVFPQIYGDNRTALFVYWTSDNYGNTGCYNLNCSGFVQVSNEIAVGSSLSSISSYGGPQYDITLLVWKDPQTGNWWLQFGDQNPLGYWPSSLFDYLSDGADEVQWGGEVYNFSPNGKHTATAMGSGHFAEEGYGKASYIKNIQIVDQSNNLQTPRGIITAAEHPNCYDVASQPSNGDFGTHFFYGGPGQNPNCP, from the exons ATGAGGCCAACTTTCCACCCATTAGGCCTCCATGATGAGAACGAGGTGGAATCAAAGAAGAAAACTAGCTCTATAGCTCAAGTTTGGCATCAAAATGGAAGGTGCCCCGAGCACACTATCCCCATCAGGAGGACCAAAAATGATGATGTGCTGAGGGCCAGCTCTGTCGAAACATGTGGGAAGAAGAGACACAATAGAACCCCTAATGGCACCTCTCCATTGATCAATGGCAAACTACATGAG CATTCATATGCCTCTGTGACCGGAGATAAGTACTATGGAACAAAGGTCGACATAAATGTGTGGAACCCCTATGTCGAAGGGCCCTCTGAGTTCAGCCTGTCTCAGCTCTGGATCCTTGGGGGTCCTAACGAAAATCTCAATACCGTCGAAGCTGGTTGGcat gtatTTCCACAGATATATGGAGATAATAGAACAGCGCTATTTGTTTACTGGACT AGCGATAATTATGGTAACACCGGCTGCTACAACCTAAATTGCTCTGGGTTTGTTCAAGTCAGCAATGAGATAGCAGTGGGTAGCTCCCTCAGCTCCATTTCTAGCTATGGTGGTCCCCAATATGACATAACTCTACTTGTCTGGAAG GACCCACAAACGGGGAATTGGTGGTTGCAATTTGGGGATCAAAATCCGTTAGGCTACTGGCCTTCTTCCCTGTTTGATTATTTGTCAGATGGTGCCGACGAAGTACAATGGGGAGGGGAGGTTTATAACTTCAGTCCAAATGGTAAGCACACCGCCACAGCGATGGGTAGTGGCCATTTCGCAGAAGAAGGTTATGGTAAGGCGAGCTACATCAAAAACATTCAAATAGTTGATCAGTCCAACAATCTTCAAACTCCTCGAGGGATCATTACTGCTGCTGAACATCCCAACTGCTATGATGTCGCCAGTCAACCTAGTAATGGTGATTTTGGGACTCACTTCTTCTACGGGGGTCCTGGTCAAAATCCCAATTGTCCATAG